From the genome of Caloranaerobacter sp. TR13, one region includes:
- a CDS encoding M1 family metallopeptidase: MHKLLSKIMFKVLLLFIITITPIITYTFIRDDVQFTFNINQNMLNRYFIKAEFDPVNKIIYIDEKVSYINNTGKKLKKIYFHIYPNAFRKAKTVPYFKEEINEAYPNGFDSGYIDIKKVMVDDKEQKYKIIGRDHTILMIELERWIRDGAEMTVEIQGKIKIPNSRGRFGYDKYTFNITNWYPILAVYDETGWNLDPYYKLGDPFYSDVSNYRVELVIPSNYFPVSTGVIVDKEELDDKVKYYIEADNVRDFAIILSDKFKKEEAWVDNIKVVSYCFNDTYKKEALQYAVDSIKIFNDLFGKYPYKEFEVVASDFYVGGMEYPNVVMIDNDIYSYRQPDILEYIIAHETAHQWWYGIVGNDQVDEPWLDESLTEYSTILYFEKKYGTEVKDRVFNKMVIARFSKYKDSDFINQSINKSLSNFNSWQEYLGLVYQKGAISLNEFRRKIGDEKFFNILKLYFERNKFRNAKTEDFIEICREVLDLKRNDAIIRELSLR, translated from the coding sequence TTTACTGCTTTTCATAATAACAATAACACCAATTATAACATATACATTTATTAGAGATGATGTCCAATTTACATTTAATATAAACCAAAATATGTTAAATAGATATTTTATTAAAGCAGAGTTTGATCCCGTAAATAAGATAATTTATATTGATGAAAAAGTAAGCTATATAAATAATACAGGAAAGAAATTAAAAAAAATATACTTTCACATATATCCAAATGCTTTTAGAAAGGCAAAAACAGTACCATATTTTAAAGAAGAAATTAATGAAGCTTATCCAAATGGATTTGATTCAGGATACATTGATATAAAGAAAGTAATGGTAGATGATAAAGAGCAAAAATATAAGATTATAGGACGAGATCATACAATACTTATGATTGAGCTTGAAAGATGGATTAGAGACGGTGCAGAAATGACTGTAGAAATACAAGGGAAAATAAAAATACCAAATTCTAGAGGAAGATTTGGATATGACAAATATACTTTTAATATAACGAATTGGTATCCTATTTTAGCTGTCTATGATGAAACAGGATGGAATTTAGACCCTTATTATAAATTAGGCGATCCATTTTATAGTGATGTTAGTAATTATAGAGTAGAGCTTGTTATACCATCAAATTATTTTCCAGTTAGTACTGGTGTGATTGTTGATAAAGAAGAATTGGATGATAAGGTGAAATATTATATTGAAGCTGATAATGTTAGAGATTTTGCTATTATTTTAAGTGATAAATTTAAGAAAGAAGAGGCTTGGGTTGATAATATCAAAGTAGTTTCTTATTGTTTTAATGATACGTATAAAAAAGAGGCTTTGCAATATGCGGTAGATTCAATAAAAATATTTAATGACTTATTTGGTAAATATCCTTATAAAGAATTTGAAGTTGTAGCGAGTGACTTTTATGTTGGAGGTATGGAATATCCGAATGTGGTTATGATAGATAATGATATATATTCATATAGACAACCAGATATATTAGAATATATTATTGCACATGAAACTGCTCATCAGTGGTGGTATGGTATTGTTGGAAATGATCAAGTTGATGAACCGTGGTTAGATGAGAGTTTAACTGAATATTCAACCATTTTATATTTTGAGAAAAAGTATGGTACCGAAGTTAAGGATAGAGTATTTAATAAAATGGTTATTGCCCGTTTTAGCAAGTATAAAGATTCTGATTTTATAAATCAGTCTATAAATAAGAGCCTGAGTAATTTTAATTCATGGCAAGAGTATTTAGGGTTGGTATATCAAAAAGGAGCAATTAGTTTAAATGAATTTAGGAGAAAAATTGGAGATGAGAAGTTCTTTAATATTTTAAAGCTTTATTTTGAAAGGAATAAGTTTAGAAATGCAAAAACAGAAGATTTTATTGAAATATGTAGAGAGGTTCTAGACTTAAAAAGGAATGATGCTATTATTAGAGAGCTATCGCTTAGATAG